In a single window of the Micromonospora inositola genome:
- a CDS encoding energy-coupling factor ABC transporter ATP-binding protein: MIGYVQTAPSLDVRGVRYAYPDGHVALHGVDLTVPRGDRVALLGPNGAGKTTLVLHLNGILTATEGTVAVGGLTVSRDRDTLAEIRRRVGIVFQDPDDQLFLPTVAEDVAFGPANLGLRGAALAARVDEALAAVGMSEHRDRAPHHLSFGQRRRVAVATVLAMRPEILVLDEPSSNLDPAARRELAEILRGLPVTLLMVTHDLPYAAELCDRSVILDAGRIVADAPTVDLLTDEPLLARHRLELPYGFTPRPS; encoded by the coding sequence ATGATCGGGTACGTGCAGACGGCTCCCTCCCTGGACGTGCGCGGCGTCCGGTACGCGTACCCGGACGGTCACGTCGCCCTGCACGGGGTGGACCTGACGGTGCCGCGCGGGGACCGGGTGGCGCTGCTCGGCCCCAACGGGGCCGGCAAGACGACTTTGGTGCTGCACCTCAACGGCATCCTCACTGCCACCGAGGGGACGGTCGCCGTCGGCGGGCTGACGGTCAGCCGGGACCGGGACACGCTGGCCGAGATCCGCCGCCGGGTGGGCATCGTCTTCCAGGATCCGGACGACCAGCTCTTCCTGCCGACCGTGGCCGAGGACGTGGCGTTCGGCCCGGCGAACCTGGGGCTGCGCGGGGCGGCGCTGGCCGCCCGGGTCGACGAGGCGCTGGCCGCGGTCGGAATGAGCGAGCACCGGGACCGGGCGCCGCACCACCTCTCCTTCGGTCAGCGCCGCCGGGTGGCGGTGGCCACGGTGCTCGCCATGCGGCCGGAGATCCTGGTCCTCGACGAGCCGTCGTCCAACCTCGACCCGGCCGCCCGGCGGGAGCTGGCGGAGATCCTGCGCGGCCTGCCGGTGACCCTGTTGATGGTCACCCACGACCTGCCGTACGCGGCGGAGCTCTGCGACCGCTCGGTGATCCTCGACGCCGGCCGCATCGTCGCCGACGCCCCCACCGTCGACCTCCTCACCGACGAGCCCCTCCTCGC
- the cbiQ gene encoding cobalt ECF transporter T component CbiQ → MGAGHAHVLYRESTSLVHRLPPEVKIAAMVLFTVAVVATPREAYWAFGGYALLVAAVAALARVGPRWLLGRALIELPFVLFAFALPFFGAGERVEVAGLGLSVDGLLGGWNILAKGTLGVLASLLLAATTTTRDLIVGLDRLRCPQILTQIATFMLRYLDVLVGEARRMRVARVSRGDDPRFLWQLRGFAAGVGALFLRAFERGERVYLAMVSRGYSGRMPAVWQGAGAATAGQWAAAATVPLAAAAIAAAAVVLT, encoded by the coding sequence ATGGGCGCCGGACACGCGCACGTGCTCTACCGCGAGTCCACCTCGCTGGTGCACCGCCTCCCACCGGAGGTGAAGATCGCCGCGATGGTGCTGTTCACCGTCGCCGTGGTTGCCACGCCCCGCGAGGCGTACTGGGCCTTCGGCGGGTACGCGCTGCTGGTCGCCGCCGTCGCGGCGCTGGCCCGGGTGGGCCCGCGCTGGCTGCTCGGCCGGGCGCTGATCGAGCTGCCGTTCGTGCTCTTCGCGTTCGCGCTGCCCTTCTTCGGGGCGGGGGAGCGGGTCGAGGTGGCCGGGCTGGGCCTCTCCGTGGACGGGCTGCTGGGCGGCTGGAACATCCTGGCGAAGGGGACGCTGGGCGTACTGGCGTCGCTCCTGCTCGCCGCGACCACGACGACGCGGGACCTGATCGTCGGCCTGGACCGGCTGCGCTGCCCGCAGATCCTCACCCAGATCGCCACCTTCATGCTGCGCTACCTGGATGTGCTGGTGGGCGAGGCCCGGCGGATGCGGGTGGCCCGGGTCTCCCGGGGCGACGACCCGCGTTTCCTCTGGCAGTTGCGCGGCTTCGCCGCCGGGGTCGGCGCGCTCTTCCTGCGTGCGTTCGAGCGCGGCGAGCGGGTCTACCTGGCCATGGTGTCGCGCGGCTACTCGGGCCGGATGCCGGCGGTCTGGCAGGGGGCCGGCGCGGCCACCGCCGGCCAGTGGGCTGCCGCCGCCACGGTGCCGCTGGCGGCCGCCGCCATCGCCGCCGCCGCGGTCGTCCTGACATGA
- a CDS encoding PDGLE domain-containing protein: MTKRNWGFVLGGLLVALLLAGVVSNYASAHPDGLDSSLLKGCTVNADGEITGGSCPAQQAKNHELSDSPLADYGIRGVDNRFLSTGLSGVLGVLLTFALGGGLFWLARRHGPTGPGASGDDPARSGGSAGDTDPADAGRRAARAG, from the coding sequence ATGACCAAGCGCAACTGGGGCTTCGTCCTCGGCGGCCTGCTGGTCGCCCTGCTGCTCGCCGGCGTGGTCAGCAACTACGCCTCGGCGCACCCGGACGGGCTCGACTCGTCCCTGCTCAAGGGCTGCACGGTGAACGCCGACGGCGAGATCACCGGCGGCAGTTGCCCGGCGCAGCAGGCGAAGAACCACGAGCTGTCCGACAGCCCGCTGGCCGACTACGGCATCCGGGGCGTGGACAACCGGTTCCTCTCCACCGGCCTCTCCGGCGTCCTCGGCGTGCTGCTCACCTTCGCCCTCGGCGGCGGCCTCTTCTGGCTGGCCCGCCGGCACGGCCCCACCGGTCCCGGCGCGTCGGGCGACGACCCCGCCCGCTCGGGCGGGTCGGCCGGCGACACCGACCCGGCCGACGCCGGGCGGCGCGCGGCCCGCGCCGGCTGA
- a CDS encoding energy-coupling factor ABC transporter permease, protein METLAMHISNGIINGPVAAVFAAFALAVLTLCVLRGRRDLDDRLAPMAGLVAAFIFAVQMLNFPIFTAGVSGHLLGGALAALLVGPWVGALCVAVVLVVQALVFGDGGVAMLGLNVTNMAILGTAVAYLLIALLLRVLPRTPAGLGITAFVSGLISVVVASQGFVLQYWLGGTTDLGGNLAGLAGTMAGVHLLIGVGEGLITATTVVTVAKVRPDLVYALRALKPAAPAAVVPAAGGAR, encoded by the coding sequence GTGGAAACCCTGGCGATGCACATCTCGAACGGGATCATCAACGGTCCCGTCGCCGCGGTCTTCGCCGCCTTCGCGCTCGCCGTGCTCACCCTCTGCGTGCTGCGCGGCCGCCGCGACCTGGACGACCGGCTGGCCCCGATGGCGGGCCTGGTGGCCGCGTTCATCTTCGCGGTGCAGATGCTCAACTTCCCGATCTTCACCGCCGGGGTGAGCGGTCACCTGCTCGGGGGCGCGCTCGCCGCGCTCCTGGTCGGCCCGTGGGTCGGCGCGCTCTGCGTGGCCGTCGTCCTCGTCGTGCAGGCACTGGTCTTCGGCGACGGCGGGGTGGCCATGCTCGGCCTCAACGTCACCAACATGGCGATCCTCGGCACCGCCGTGGCGTACCTGCTGATCGCGCTGCTGCTGCGGGTGCTGCCGCGTACCCCGGCCGGGCTCGGCATCACCGCGTTCGTGTCGGGCCTGATCAGCGTGGTGGTCGCCAGCCAGGGCTTCGTCCTGCAGTACTGGCTGGGCGGCACCACCGACCTGGGCGGCAACCTCGCCGGGCTGGCCGGCACGATGGCCGGCGTCCACCTGCTGATCGGTGTCGGCGAGGGCCTGATCACCGCCACCACGGTGGTCACCGTCGCCAAGGTCCGCCCCGACCTGGTGTACGCGCTGCGCGCCCTGAAGCCGGCCGCGCCGGCCGCCGTCGTCCCGGCCGCCGGGGGTGCCCGATGA
- the bcp gene encoding thioredoxin-dependent thiol peroxidase, whose amino-acid sequence MTDRLNPGDPAPEFTLPTDTGDTLSLTDLRGRKVILYAYPAAMTPGCTKQACDFRDSLASLQAAGYQVVGISPDKPEKLAKFRDRDAITFPLVADTDKAVLTAYGAYGEKQMYGKTVTGVIRSTFVVDEDGKIERALYNVKATGHVAKLRRDLGLD is encoded by the coding sequence ATGACCGACCGCCTCAACCCCGGCGACCCCGCGCCCGAGTTCACTCTCCCCACCGACACCGGCGACACGCTCTCCCTGACCGACCTGCGTGGCCGCAAGGTCATCCTGTACGCCTACCCGGCCGCCATGACTCCCGGCTGCACCAAGCAGGCCTGCGACTTCCGCGACTCGCTCGCCTCCCTCCAGGCCGCCGGCTACCAGGTGGTCGGCATCTCCCCGGACAAGCCGGAGAAGCTGGCCAAGTTCCGCGACCGGGACGCGATCACCTTCCCGCTGGTCGCCGACACCGACAAGGCGGTGCTGACCGCGTACGGCGCGTACGGCGAGAAGCAGATGTACGGCAAGACCGTCACCGGGGTGATCCGCTCGACCTTCGTCGTCGACGAGGACGGCAAGATCGAGCGCGCGCTCTACAACGTCAAGGCCACCGGGCACGTCGCCAAGCTCCGCCGGGACCTCGGCCTGGACTGA